The following DNA comes from Osmerus eperlanus chromosome 5, fOsmEpe2.1, whole genome shotgun sequence.
TCCATCACGGTACAAAGTACAATACACACACTACGGGTACAGAgtagaacacgcacacactgaacaACCACAAACTCGAACACAAAACCACAGAAGTTCAGAAGCATCACATATGCATACtcaaaaaacacaaaaccacaAAACCCACACTGCCCAGCATCTCCGAAAACACGCCAAGGTTCAGAACAGAACAAgtcttttgcacacacacacacacacaaacaaaccctcACAGCCCAGAACCTCAAACCTACGGAGCACAGAACCACACATCCACATGGCCTGTCCACTGAAGCACAAATCAAGATCATTGACAGAATTAAAAAGCAGAATAAAATCAAACTGTGACATTGTCATAAGGCATTTAGGCCACATCCAGTAGATTTAGTATGTGTACGGTACAAGGACACAGTACAGTACCTTAgcactgcaggatccacacacacacctggagagaaaCCAGAGGAACAGATGAGTGAAGCTGCAATGTGAACAGGGATGACCTCAGCACAGGAGCAGAGATGGAACTACACGATGACCATGCTAATCTGTCTCACCTTCTACAGAGCAAGCAGTTGGAGGGccaagagaagagggggaactTGACTCTACAGCAGCAGCATACCtgcgaacacacagacacacacacacacacacagagagctcaTCATAATGGCCTTCACAAGTGCAGACCTGAGAGGACAGGATGAAGACAGGGTGGCCTCAGTACCTTGCCTCTCTTCAGATTGTTATAGAGCTCTTTACTCGGCAGGTACTTCTCCATCTCCGCTTTCACCAGCACACGGCGCACGTTGATGACCTCATCAACCGTTAAGGCTAGACTCTCCACTGGGTGACTGAACTCCTCCTAAACACACGGAGCAAGGAGGTGAATCATCAGAGTGGTGAGTGggcaggtgggtggaggtgagtgtgcaggtgggtgagggggcaggtgggtggaggtgagtgggcaggtgggtgagggggcaggtgggtggaggtgagtggggcaggtgggtggaggtgagtgtgcaggtgggtggaggttagtggggcaggtgggtggaggtgagggggcaggtaggtggaggtgagggggcaggtgggtggaggtaagggggcaggtaggtggaggtgagtggggcaggtgggtggaggtaagggggcaggtgggtggaggtgagtggggaaggtaggtggaggtgagggggcaggtgggtggaggtgagggggcaggtgggtggaggtgagtggggaaggtaggtggaggtgagtgggcaggtgggtggaggtgagggggcaggtgggtggaggtgagggggcaggtgggtggaggtaagggggcaggtaggtggaggtgagtggggcaggtgggtggaggtgagggggcaggtgggtggaggtgagggggcaggtaggtggaggtgagtggggaaggtaggtggaggtgagggggcaggtgggtggaggtgagggggcaggtgggtggaggtgaatgggcaggtgggtggaggtgaatgggcaggtaggtggaggtgagtggggcaggtaggtggaggtgagggggcaggtAGGTGGAGGTGACAGGTGTCTCACCATCCACAGGAGCTTCCTGTCTGTTTGGGAGGTGGAGCCagcctctgtgttctctgtaacCTCATCAACAGAGCTGAGCGAACAGCGGGCAGGAGACGGGGGGACCCACCCTGCTactggcagagaggctggcagagagagggagggagggatagagacacAGAACAGGTACATAGGATTTAGTACAAAGTGGGTACTAAATTAGTATGTGTTTTCTCTGATCTCAAACTGCTTGGTCCCCTCAGTGTTTGACTGGCATCTAGCAGTGAGCCTCGTATCTCCAGAAGTAGAGTAGAGTCCATCCCCACACATGACGTTGACTTTCTGTTACACAATAGTGGAGACTATCTTCAAAGTGAGCATCCCATTACTatgagatggctgtcagcagacAAAACTACATGATGTGGAATGGTCATATGATAGGCTGTTTATCTCAGTATCTATATATCtagcggggagtcaggtggctgagcggtgagggaatcgggctagtaatccgaaggttgccagttcgattcccggtcatgccaactgatgttgtgtccttgggcaaggcacttcaccctactttcctcaggggaatgtccctgtacttactgtaagtcgctctggataagagcgtctgctaaatgactaaatgtaaatgtaaatctatcaCCCAGTTAATTGTGTCATAACGACAGGCCTCAAAATGCCTCTCCTACATAAAGAGGTTAAGAGGAATGGTTAAAGGGTTTGTCTAGTTCCGAATCGTTCAGCTACTCAGCAAGCCATCCTGTCCCTCAGTGATCCATAACACCTGTACACAGGGGGCAGTATTCCTGTAGCTAATACTAACAGCAACACCTTTAGCGAATAGACATTTTCATAAGAACGGGGACCAGAGCATCAGATCAGAGAAGCTTCAACAAAAACCCTGCAGTGTatgtctccctctgctggtcAGAACCGGAATTACAGTCAGTGTCACTGACTAAGACAGGTACATTTGTGTTTGGAGGGGAGTGTGGCCAGTGCTGACCtctgtgggtggggggtgggccgGCCCCCGACAACGTGTGTGAGCGCGGCCTCTCCCCCCCACGCAGGACGACGGCGGCCAGGTGGGCGGAGTCTGACAGCGAGGGCAGCATTTCGCCCCTCAGCTCAGCCAGGTCGTGTTCGGAAAACGAGCGGTCTCGTTTGATCGGCGTTGGAGAGCTCTCGGCGCGACGAAGCTCCCCGCTGCCTGGAGACTCCTCCTcctggcagggggaggagaacaCAACTATTGTCTACTGTTTCTATTGTCATATTCTGTGGGTTACACTTAGCAACATCTACCCCAAGTTCATAGGCTGTAGTCCATCCAGTCAGAACAAGCCCTCACCTCAAATATgttcatctcctccatctcagcCAGAGTAGGAGCTTTGAGCAGGACACGTggacgggagggagggcggggcccCAAGTCTGCGACTGACAGGTCAATGCAGGAAGTAGATTTGATGTCACATGGACAGGTGTAAaccagacagggcagagagccaAACGctgggggggaaagagaacaACAACAGTATTCATGGAAGTGCTTCCATGTCATCCTGTTCCAAGTAACTGTTCCGAGATCTAGCCTAGCAACCAGACCAATCTGCGAGCTAATGGTTCATTCGCACTGGCAGATGTGTCTGACCACCCCCCCATTCAAATAGATTTTCCACTGGCATGAAAAGTGCCGGCCCAATCACAACTGTTTATCTGATATGGGGCAGGGTTTAATACGATTGCTCTGATTGATATCTATCCAATTCTGTATaattgcttccagaggcattttgGTCGGTGCGTTTTGATAACGCCCCTTTGAATATTGAAAATTAACTGAGGGGTTTCAGACTAATATGCCTTTGCTAATTGGTCTGGCGATGTCAGGCTATCCTAGAGTCCACTGTTTCAGAGTCTGCAAGTTTGCTTGGTGTGATTCAGAGAGTCTGTAAGTTTGCTTGGTGTGTTTCAGAGAGCTTGGGAGTTTGTTTGGTGTGTTTCAGAGAGCCTGGGAGTTTGTTTGGTGTGTTTCAGAGAGCCTGGGAGTTTGTTTGGTGTGTTTCAGAGAGCCTGGGAGTTTGTTTGGTGTGTTTCAGAGAGCCTGGGAGTTTGCTTGGTGTGTTTCAGAGAGCCTGGGAGTTGGGAGTTTGCTTGGTGTGTTTCAGAGAGCCTGGGAGTTTGCTTACGTCTCTGAGAGCTGGGCAGACTGACAGGCCTCAGTTTGCGCTCCTGTTTGATCCCAGCTAGGACGCGCTCATGAAGAGACTCCTGcctctgggggggaggaggcagactGCGCTCCgacacctggtcacacacacatctttgtaATAATATTGACGGATACAGCAACAAATGATAGTGTCAGTGACAGATTGATGGACACTCACTGGTTTAAGAGGAGGACGAGACCTGATGAAGTCCAGAATGAGCTCATGGGCGTTTCTCTTCACCTGTGTGGGAATGTCACCAtccacctgcagagagagagagagagagagagagagagagagagagagagagagagagagagagggagagagagagggggagggagacagagagagatggagagcaatAGATGGCAATGAGTGTTTTTTCTGAGGGACTTTGTCTGGACCTCCTTTAAACGTGTTGGTCAGAGGTCTCACCATGACCTTGCGTAGCTGGAACTTGCGTGTTCGGATGTCCTGCATGAGCATCTCGAAGGGAGTGAGGCTGAACTCTGAGGGCAGAGGGTTGAAGGGCTGTTCCTGCACCTTCTTCAGCTTCACGCCTTGTCTCAGCTCCTTCATCAGCTGCACCCACAGACgggcctgccacacacacacacacacatatgcatacatgcatgcacatatacacatgcacacacaaacagacactcacacgcacgcatacatacacacacaaatgataaTATGAGAACACAAATAACTGCTCTGTCAGAGATATTTACAATTGTCAATGGTTAAGCTGATAGACATACAGTCCATAGCCACTACCTTCCTCAAACAAACGAAGAACATATTCAGAATCCTCCAAAACTcacataacacacacgcacacacacacagcctcacccagtctgtgtgtttgagtgcgtcCAGCTCTGACGTGGACTTGTCCTCCAGAGGTTCCTCTTTTCTGATCTTCTTCAGCATCTGGAGACAAAATCAGTCAATCAACCAATCAGTCAGCAAGTGATTATGCCTGAGTCTGTCTCTGTAGATGGATaggactgtgtgtctgtagctggatatgactgtgtgtgtgtagatggataggactgtgtgtctgtagctggatatgactgtgtgtgtgtagctggatatgactgtgtgtgtgtagctggatatgactgtgtgtgtgtagctggatatgactgtgtgtgtgtagctggatatgactgtgtgtgtgtagctggatatgactgtgtgtgtgtagctggatatgactgtgtgtgtgtagctggatatgactgtgtgtgtagctggataTGACAGCCTGGTTGTGGGTAGATGACAGCAGCACCTCCTTGGCGTCTCTGATCTTGGTGAGGAAGGTCTGCAGCTCCAGCGTCTCCAGGAACAGAGCTCTGCACACGGCCTGGTAGTGCTCCGGAGCCTGGGGCGGGTGGGCCAGCCGGGACGCACACAGCGCCATCACCTGGCGGTAGGAACACACAGGCCTCTGCatcgccccctcctctcctccctcctctccctcctcctcctcctcttcttgtcCGCTGTAGCCCTCGTCTGTGGTGGCGTTGGCGGGGGAGGCTTCGGCCTCCTGGCCTTGGTTACCGGCGGCCATGCGCTCGATGAGCCGCTCCAACTGGGGACTTAGCTCGCGCTCCTCGCTCTCGTCCAGCCCCCAGT
Coding sequences within:
- the spire2 gene encoding protein spire homolog 2 → MARSTNRSVSEEDSRVSAPTDRVEARDLTDPRELSLEEVLKSYEQPINEEQAWAVCYQCCRALRVPHPVTVTGGVYRVKDPSSILLLRDGTVCLQQETSTNDDQDRPPLPPMAESKLVQSLGVAIYRALDWGLDESEERELSPQLERLIERMAAGNQGQEAEASPANATTDEGYSGQEEEEEEGEEGGEEGAMQRPVCSYRQVMALCASRLAHPPQAPEHYQAVCRALFLETLELQTFLTKIRDAKEMLKKIRKEEPLEDKSTSELDALKHTDWARLWVQLMKELRQGVKLKKVQEQPFNPLPSEFSLTPFEMLMQDIRTRKFQLRKVMVDGDIPTQVKRNAHELILDFIRSRPPLKPVSERSLPPPPQRQESLHERVLAGIKQERKLRPVSLPSSQRPFGSLPCLVYTCPCDIKSTSCIDLSVADLGPRPPSRPRVLLKAPTLAEMEEMNIFEEEESPGSGELRRAESSPTPIKRDRSFSEHDLAELRGEMLPSLSDSAHLAAVVLRGGERPRSHTLSGAGPPPTHRASLPVAGWVPPSPARCSLSSVDEVTENTEAGSTSQTDRKLLWMEEFSHPVESLALTVDEVINVRRVLVKAEMEKYLPSKELYNNLKRGKVCCCCRVKFPLFSWPSNCLLCRRCVCGSCSAKMKIPSKKMAHIPVYTLGFHSSPKNHGRRSEVYKSLRSLSRRSVEEEFPHLYAHGCSLRDVCADCTKFVADVISSSRRSLDILNNTPKRENATPRPHPQPHPPSSSSSSSPQPISVKRKTK